A stretch of the Mycobacterium sp. ITM-2016-00317 genome encodes the following:
- a CDS encoding potassium-transporting ATPase subunit F, translated as MSLANGVGLVLAVAIALFLIATLLFPERF; from the coding sequence ATGAGCCTCGCCAACGGTGTCGGCCTGGTCCTGGCCGTCGCGATCGCCCTGTTCCTGATTGCCACCCTCCTCTTCCCGGAGAGGTTCTAG